One Fusarium musae strain F31 chromosome 6, whole genome shotgun sequence DNA segment encodes these proteins:
- a CDS encoding hypothetical protein (BUSCO:EOG092643QW) gives MSNYYSSQQPQYPAAAGPNAAQNLQFFPSQYTNPTSSTPQQAAGGYGYSNQGGYGVGAPAQNFAAPAFGAQGVSGRMGEQGGLRTGWVAAFSSEGYDGEPPLLEELGVNFGHIQAKTLAVLNPFRRIDSHIMDDSDLAGPLIFFLLFGFILLFSGQVHFGYIYGLAALGSISLHLILSLMSPSDASEPQVNSYPQYSSDPSAPQQPHDGQQGGHFSATLTYPRSASVLGYCLLPLVATSLFGIVMRMDTPVGIVATTAAILWCTYSASGMFCAVGQMKRMRGLVAYPLALFYVGFGIMGIFSSRGSGTFSNAAAKLNA, from the exons ATGTCAAACTACTACTCGTCGCAACAACCGCAATACCCCGCCGCAGCCGGCCCCAACGCCGCGCAGAACCTGCAGTTCTTCCCCTCCCAGTACACGAACCCGACTTCCTCGACACCCCAGCAAGCAGCAGGAGGCTACGGATACAGCAACCAGGGCGGCTATGGCGTCGGAGCACCAGCGCAGAACTTTGCGGCCCCCGCGTTTGGTGCGCAGGGCGTCAGCGGCAGGATGGGCGAGCAGGGCGGGCTGAGGACCGGTTGGGTTGCGGCTTTCTCGTCGGAAGGGTATGATGGCGAACCGCCTTTGCTGGAGGAGCTGGGCGTTAACTTTGGACATATCCAGGCAAAG ACGCTCGCTGTGTTGAATCCCTTCCGACGTATCGACTCGCACATCATGGACGACTCCGACCTCGCGGGccccctcatcttcttcctcctcttcggcttcatcctcctcttctcaggCCAAGTCCACTTCGGCTACATCTACGGCCTCGCCGCCCTCGGCTCCATATCCCTCCACCTCATCCTCTCCCTCATGTCGCCCTCCGACGCCAGCGAACCCCAAGTCAACAGCTATCCCCAATACAGCAGCGATCCATCCGCGCCTCAGCAGCCGCACGACGGCCAGCAGGGCGGCCACTTCTCCGCAACGCTGACGTACCCCCGCAGCGCGAGCGTCCTCGGATACTGCCTGCTACCCCTCGTGGCGACGAGCCTGTTCGGCATCGTCATGAGGATGGATACACCCGTTGGCATCGTCGCGACCACGGCGGCTATTCTCTGGTGCACTTACAGTGCGAGCGGGATGTTCTGCGCGGTGGGACAGATGAAGCGCATGCGGGGACTCGTTGCGTACCCCCTTGCGCTGTTCTATGTCGGATTCGGCATCATGGGTATTTTCAGCAGCCGTGGAAGTGGAACCTTCTCCAATGCTGCTGCTAAGCTCAACGCATAA
- a CDS encoding hypothetical protein (EggNog:ENOG41): protein MVVNTPATCCRSGDNVECACAQKATCSCGQKSALQCTCSKAASENTVNGPRCSCRARPAGECTCDRAATENATPTGSTCACGSRPAGGCTCEKAADGGFNPANEIDFTTQK, encoded by the exons ATGGTCGTCAACACTCCTGCTACCTGCTGCCGCTCCGGCGACAACGTCGAGTGCGCCTGTG CTCAAAAGGCCACATGCTCATGCGGTCAAAAGTCCGCCCTCCAATGCACATGCTCCAAAGCCGCCTCCGAAAACACCGTCAACGGTCCTCGCTGCTCATGCCGCGCCCGTCCCGCCGGCGAATGCACATGCGACCGCGCCGCCACCGAGAACGCTACACCTACTGGTTCAACCTGCGCTTGCGGATCTCGCCCTGCTG GTGGCTGCACTtgtgagaaggctgctgatggTGGCTTTAACCCTGCCAACGAGATCGACTTCACTACCCAGAAATAA
- a CDS encoding hypothetical protein (EggNog:ENOG41): MLVPGSSEANETTIVVIGAGIIGLTSALKIQQLTANSPSTSVLLVAKEWPTSVPGAPTTHSADYASMWAGAHIRPIPASTSQLRREAKWVKHTIAELDKHMQVEPWVGIRRLPGIEYLEDPSPEYLKQDAQSFANETGLPGYRKYEAYELPEGVKLGFEYETYCIHAPLYTASLLRKFIVQGGKTLQRDMKSEWEAFILAPNVRLVVNASGMGFGDKKCFPIRGQTVLTNLTAADKTITTQKKDGTWSFIIPRSFHGGTVIGGTKEVGNWQLEASQETRSQLLKASQSIIPQACDKNQRPETIKVIKDVVGRRPAREGGMRVETEAKDTTWGVKHVVHAYGAGGRGFELSWGVASEVAELASKILESQSSPRSKL; the protein is encoded by the exons ATGTTAGTCCCTGGCTCCTCTGAGGCTAATGAGACTACAATTGTGGTAATCGG TGCTGGCATCATCGGTCTTACCAGCGCCCTCAAAATCCAACAGCTAACCGCCaactcaccatcaacatcagttcttcttgtcgccaaAGAATGGCCAACTTCAGTACCCGGTGCTCCAACAACTCACTCTGCAGACTATGCTTCAATGTGGGCTGGCGCTCATATCCGACCCATCCCcgcatcaacatcacagtTGCGTCGCGAAGCCAAGTGGGTGAAACACACTATCGCTGAGCTTGACAAACATATGCAGGTTGAACCTTGGGTTGGGATAAGACGCCTTCCGGGTATTGAGTACCTTGAGGATCCGTCACCTGAGTACTTGAAGCAAGATGCCCAGAGTTTCGCCAACGAGACTGGACTGCCCGGATATCGGAAATATGAAGCGTATGAACTACCTGAAGGTGTAAAGTTGGGATTCGAGTATGAGACGTATTGTATTCATGCGCCGTTGTACACTGCTAGCTTGCTGCGCAAGTTTATTGTTCAGGGCGGAAAGACACTACAGAGGGATATGAAGAGTGAATGGGAGGCTTTTATCCTGGCACCGAATGTCAGATTAGTAGTGAATGCAAGTGGAATGGGCTTTGGGGATAAAAAGTGCTTCCCCATCAGAG GCCAGACAGTGCTAACCAACCTCACCGCCGCCGACAAAACAATCACAACTCAAAAGAAAGACGGTACATGGAGTTTCATAATTCCTCGTTCTTTCCATGGAGGAACAGTTATTGGCGGTACCAAAGAAGTGGGAAACTGGCAGCTCGAAGCATCACAGGAAACACGCAGTCAGTTGTTAAAAGCTTCTCAGTCAATCATACCACAAGCATGCGATAAAAACCAAAGACCTGAGACGATAAAGGTGATCAAGGATGTTGTTGGTCGAAGACCAGCTCGTGAGGGCGGCATGAGAGTCGAGACTGAAGCTAAAGATACTACATGGGGTGTCAAGCATGTGGTTCATGCCTATGGCGCTGGGGGACGAGGCTTTGAATTATCTTGGGGCGTCGCAAGTGAGGTGGCTGAACTTGCGAGCAAGATACTGGAGTCGCAGTCTAGCCCTCGATCCAAGCTGTAG
- a CDS encoding hypothetical protein (EggNog:ENOG41), translated as MQPRLELLQPMLGNPLFESILWGHEYDLSKLNTDLRQRIESGQFKRLVFYGMGCSSVVSDIVKSFFLNEKIPLHIQVINDYDLDRFVDRNVTKDPTTLSIIVCYSGWSVEPCLFFETMREMTGNKNLIVLSGGGKIQHLCEEHNTSIILYKLRHADREYPLYRDSVNFLKTEFNDATLKKAQAIAERLKNSRIALLSTADWYVTLLKQTTMFFNEIAMVPTHRNLLHEFSHTEVAAYSNPSEKQAIITFLDSNADQYTKDKVKTHEGLFGSKDVPQNKNIEFINIDLNQDNFFKKFFYGHLFTVYVAYYLGIHSDVEGRDLISIAAKNPWWSQRNIELHPKCVDIAYELKG; from the exons ATGCAGCCCCGTCTTGAACTTCTCCAGCCCATGCTTGGCAACCCTCTTTTCGAGAGTATCCTCTGGGGCCATGAATACGACCTCTCCAAACTCAACACCGATCTCCGCCAGAGGATCGAGTCCGGCCAATTCAAGCGTCTCGTCTTTTACGGCATGGGCTGCTCCTCTGTCGTATCCGACATcgtcaagagcttcttcctcaacgagAAGATTCCCCTTCATATTCAGGTCATCAACGACTATGATCTTGACAGGTTCGTTGACCGCAATGTCACGAAGGATCCCACCACGCTGTCTATTATTGTCTGCTACAGTGGGTGGTCTGTTGAGCCGTGTTTGTTCTTTGAGACTATGCGGGAGATGACGGGGAACAAGAACTTGATTGTTCTTTCTGGCGGTGGCAAGATTCAGCATTTATGTGAGGAGCATAATACCTCTATCATCTTGTACAAGCTCCGTCATGCTGATCGCGAGTACCCTCTTTACCGC GACTCAGTCAACTTCTTGAAGACTGAGTTCAACGACGCTACGCTCAAGAAGGCCCAGGCTATCGctgagaggttgaagaacaGTCGTATTGCACTGCTAAGTACCGCTGACTGGTACGTCACGCTTCTGAAGCAGACGACTATGTTCTTCAACGAAATCGCCATGGTTCCTACACACCGCAACCTCCTGCACGAGTTCTCGCACACTGAAGTCGCGGCTTACTCCAACCCATCCGAGAAGCAAGCCATCATCACGTTCCTTGACTCCAACGCAGACCAATacaccaaggacaaggtcaagactCACGAGGGTTTGTTCGGCAGCAAGGACGTCCCTCAGAACAAGAACATTGAGTTCATCAACATTGATCTCAACCAggacaacttcttcaagaagttcttctACGGGCACTTGTTCACTGTCTACGTGGCGTATTACCTGGGTATTCACTCTGATGTGGAGGGACGAGATTTGATCTCGATTGCGGCGAAGAACCCGTGGTGGAGCCAGCGCAACATTGAGCTGCACCCCAAGTGTGTTGATATCGCCTATGAGCTCAAGGGATAG
- a CDS encoding hypothetical protein (EggNog:ENOG41), producing MLKTRSGRLHPDELRATTSEFLPNSRGNIMGIFLMLVLKWYTEFQQLLIIRDSRNLLATKTSLGKKDCHYSSNRSYNMRPEEIRREDSTKASDQKTHKPRFDLIDDDSGICKSDGIPILAQSREGQGLCRDEIQSLKAMTKTENINDSYRYLNTLPPLKPGQLHATTEELDDRESS from the exons ATGCTCAAAACACGAAGTGGCAGATTGCATCCCGACGAGCTCCGCGCCACAACAAGCGAGTTCTTACCTAACTCCCGAGGAAATATTATGGGTATTTTCCTCATGCTCGTCCTCAAGTGGTATACCGAGTTCCAACAGCTTCTCATCATTCGCGACTCCAGAAATCTGCTTGCCACCAAAACCTCCCTCGGCAAAAAAG ATTGCCATTACAGCTCCAATCGGTCGTACAATATGAGA CCAGAGGAGATAAGGAGGGAAGACTCGACCAAGGCCTCAGATCAAAAGACACATAAACCTCGCTTTGATTTGATTGACGATGATTCTGGTATATGCAAGTCGGATGGCATACCAATTCTGGCTCAAAGCCGGGAAGGCCAAGGTCTGTGTCGAGATGAAATCCAATCACTTAAGGCAATGACCAAAACGGAAAACATTAATGATTCTTATCGGTATCTTAACACACTACCGCCTCTGAAACCTGGACAATTGCATGCTACTACAGAAGAACTGGATGACAGAGAATCCTCTTAA
- a CDS encoding hypothetical protein (EggNog:ENOG41) produces MEYVEGFDAVQERSLRSRKRANQKLSETEKWRRIFNILFPHVLNDDIPSPFYDYSQASQKEDECHPESVYLAHCEQYILREVPQRLRQALGRELDRDINIVEENLRRRAGDWVKTLLEQAFQELRQIRLLSSPAQHPEADNDMPAPAEGPQLPISELPSVEGANLPFEGGGGSWLDTFDFDSIDPSSIFGELQSSFDSGGLVEDLLKSGEDGAVEATKQSDSGYVSNSPG; encoded by the exons ATGGAGTATGTTGAGGGTTTTGACGCAGTACAGGAAAGAAGCCTTAGATCACGAAAGCGAGCTAACCAAAAGCTTTCGGAGACGGAGAAGTGGAGGCGAATTTTCAATATTCTGTTCCCGCACGTGCTGAATGATGATATCCCGTCTCCAT TCTATGACTACAGCCAAGCGTCACAGAAGGAGGATGAATGCCATCCTGAATCGGTCTATCTGGCACATTGCGAACAGTACATACTGAGGGAAGTGCCGCAGCGTCTCCGACAAGCTTTGGGGAGAGAGCTAGACCGAGACATAAACATTGTGGAGGAGAACCTGAGGCGAAGAGCCGGCGACTGGGTGAAGACTCTATTGGAGCAGGCCTTCCAAGAACTGAGGCAAATCCGGCTCCTGAGCAGCCCAGCTCAACACCCTGAAGCTGACAACGATATGCCTGCACCAGCTGAAGGACCCCAGCTTCCTATTTCAGAACTGCCTAGCGTTGAAGGTGCTAATCTACCTTTTGAGGGAGGAGGTGGATCGTGGCTAGATACTTTCGACTTTGACTCTATTGatccatcttccatctttggAGAACTACAATCCTCGTTTGATAGTGGCGGGTTGGTTGAAGATCTATTGAAGTCGGGGGAGGATGGTGCTGTCGAGGCTACAAAACAGTCTGATTCTGGATATGTATCAAATAGTCCTGGATAA